One window from the genome of Spirosoma rhododendri encodes:
- a CDS encoding (2Fe-2S)-binding protein, with product METLAPISIDRAPSVPTPQPVRLTINGTEHTLMLAPWTSLLDALREHLHLTGTKKGCDHGQCGACTVLVDGVRINSCLTLAVMKEGASITTIEGLAENGELHPVQQAFIDHDAYQCGYCTPGQICSAVGMISEGKVRTTADIRELMSGNICRCGAYTNIVDAIQEVMHVTEKP from the coding sequence ATGGAAACACTGGCCCCTATCAGCATCGACCGGGCCCCGTCGGTGCCAACGCCCCAGCCGGTTCGGCTGACAATCAACGGCACCGAACACACACTAATGCTGGCTCCCTGGACCAGCCTGCTCGACGCCCTGCGCGAACACCTGCACCTGACCGGCACCAAAAAAGGCTGCGACCACGGCCAATGCGGGGCCTGCACGGTACTGGTCGACGGTGTACGAATCAACTCGTGCCTGACGCTGGCCGTCATGAAAGAAGGCGCGTCGATCACAACCATCGAGGGGCTGGCTGAAAACGGCGAACTGCACCCTGTTCAGCAGGCATTCATCGACCACGACGCCTACCAGTGCGGCTACTGCACGCCCGGACAAATCTGCTCAGCGGTGGGTATGATCAGCGAAGGCAAGGTCAGAACGACCGCTGACATCCGCGAACTGATGAGCGGTAATATCTGCCGTTGCGGTGCGTATACCAACATCGTGGATGCCATTCAGGAAGTTATGCACGTGACCGAAAAACCTTGA